From Anopheles funestus chromosome 3RL, idAnoFuneDA-416_04, whole genome shotgun sequence, a single genomic window includes:
- the LOC125767149 gene encoding rhythmically expressed gene 5 protein — translation MAHGRKLSISAAVMVVSSLVTVCSGSAIPMWEFLSRGEKMSHLYTMFAKQVSSYCKNSQDMPTNMCKRNLLMYGINKLQDMNESHLDSMDPYQRGATDIIWDAMMDGHTKNGKKKTQTTAAPAYIMSEQFEHNPLFDDPAPSDDVRKSGGSISKYGMDYDYANGPTGQEMHYSEPQNHLPQEASTNVDYSYQYEPAASTHFNNLAPYEQTSNYLTGPMVVRLRPDGTPVEEDKVQSTPSVPKDDDIKEMTLGKEKMPSFQQIYDSLKQNEEHHLPSTVAPTSTTAGPTTAPPKTVAPPALPVVAPTQQVFAYVQRLPNYLRSYRTAYRVYNAH, via the exons atggcacacgGAAGGAAGTTAAGCATTAGTGCGGCCGTAATGGTGGTATCGAGCCTGGTGACGGTTTGTTCCGGTTCGGCCATTCCGATGTGGGAGTTTCTCAGTCGCGGCGAAAAG ATGTCACATCTGTACACGATGTTCGCCAAGCAGGTGTCGAGCTACTGCAAAAACTCGCAAGACATGCCAACGAACATGTGCAAACGGAATCTGCTGATGTACGGCATCAACAAGCTGCAGGATATGAACGAGTCACATCTCGACTCGATGGACCCGTACCAGCGTGGCGCTACCGATATAA TCTGGGACGCCATGATGGATGGTCACACGAAGAATGGCAAAAAGAAGACGCAAACGACGGCCGCACCAGCCTACATCATGAGCGAGCAGTTCGAGCACAATCCACTCTTCGACGATCCGGCACCGTCGGATGACGTGCGCAAGAGCGGTGGTAGCATCAGCAAGTATGGTATGGACTACGACTATGCAAATGGACCGACCGGGCAGGAGATGCACTACTCCGAACCGCAAAACCATCTGCCCCAGGAAGCGTCCACCAATGTGGACTACAGCTATCAGTATGAGCCGGCCGCTTCGACACACTTTAACAATCTCGCACCGTACGAGCAGACGAGCAACTACCTGACCGGCCCGATGGTGGTGCGTCTCCGGCCGGACGGTACACCGGTCGAGGAGGACAAGGTACAGTCGACACCGTCCGTACCGAAGGACGACGACATCAAGGAGATGACGCTCGGCAAGGAAAAGATGCCCAGCTTCCAGCAGATCTACGACAGTCTCAAGCAGAATGAGGAACATCATCTGCCGTCCACGGTAGCACCGACCAGCACTACGGCCGGCCCAACGACGGCCCCACCGAAGACGGTGGCCCCGCCAGCATTACCGGTGGTGGCACCCACACAGCAAGTGTTTGCCTACGTTCAGCGTCTGCCCAACTACCTCCGATCGTACCGTACCGCTTACCGGGTGTACAATGCGCACTAA